A genomic region of Trifolium pratense cultivar HEN17-A07 linkage group LG3, ARS_RC_1.1, whole genome shotgun sequence contains the following coding sequences:
- the LOC123916659 gene encoding protein ROH1-like: protein MPSTENQSPSSSSFSSFGRSLFGMRQEQVHSIEASHESDSCNLEFGSFQKRVTDRFHELSGVSDDELLSIDWMQKLLTEFICCHEEFRVILLNNKDQLSKPPLDRVTSEFIERSVKALDICNASRDGIENIRMWQKHLEIVSCALGSNKRPLTEGQFRRARKALMDLALTMMIDEKESGSVFSQRHRSFGRHNSSKDGHSSSGHSRSHSWSVSRSWSAAKQLQSIASNLVPPRANEIAANSRLSVSVYTMNCILLFVLWILVAAIPCQDRGLNIHFSVPKQFTWSAPVTSLHERILEESKKRERRNSCGLLKEIYQIEITTRHLTDLVDSAQFPLSDEHKMEVEQDLKELKLVSEAFRDGLDPLERQVRDVFRKIMVSRTEGLDSLGASNYTGQ, encoded by the coding sequence ATGCCTTCTACGGAAAATCAGAGTCCTTCTTCTTCGTCATTTTCATCCTTTGGTCGATCGTTATTTGGTATGAGGCAGGAACAGGTTCATTCGATAGAAGCAAGTCATGAATCAGATTCATGTAATTTAGAGTTTGGATCATTCCAAAAGCGTGTTACAGATCGTTTTCATGAACTTTCTGGGGTTAGTGATGATGAATTGCTCTCGATTGATTGGATGCAGAAGCTCCTCACTGAGTTTATCTGCTGTCATGAGGAATTCAGAGTCATTCTGTTGAATAATAAAGACCAGTTATCGAAACCTCCCTTGGATCGGGTGACATCTGAATTCATTGAGAGGTCGGTCAAGGCACTTGACATTTGTAATGCGAGTCGAGATGGGATTGAGAATATTCGTATGTGGCAAAAGCATCTGGAAATTGTGAGTTGTGCTTTAGGTTCAAATAAGAGACCATTGACTGAAGGGCAGTTTAGGAGGGCGAGAAAGGCGCTGATGGATTTAGCATTGACAATGATGATTGATGAGAAAGAATCAGGATCTGTTTTTTCTCAACGTCATAGATCTTTTGGGCGGCATAACTCGAGCAAGGATGGACATTCTTCGTCAGGGCATTCAAGATCACATTCATGGAGTGTCTCTCGGTCCTGGTCTGCAGCCAAGCAACTACAGTCCATTGCAAGTAACCTGGTTCCACCCCGTGCGAACGAGATTGCTGCAAATAGCAGGCTTTCAGTTTCTGTTTATACAATGAATTGTATTCTCTTGTTTGTCTTGTGGATCCTTGTTGCAGCTATTCCATGTCAGGATAGGGGTTTAAACATTCATTTTTCAGTCCCCAAGCAATTTACCTGGAGTGCTCCAGTTACTTCGCTTCACGAACGGATCCTGGAGGAGTCAAAGAAGCGAGAGCGCCGGAACTCATGTGGCTTGCTGAAGGAGATATATCAAATTGAGATAACCACCCGCCACTTGACGGACCTGGTAGATTCTGCTCAGTTTCCGTTGTCTGATGAACATAAAATGGAAGTTGAACAGGATTTGAAGGAGCTGAAACTTGTTTCCGAAGCTTTTAGAGATGGGCTGGATCCGTTGGAGCGCCAAGTGAGGGACGTATTCCGAAAGATAATGGTTTCCCGAACTGAAGGGCTTGATTCCCTTGGCGCGTCAAACTATACAGGGCAATGA